From the genome of Spinacia oleracea cultivar Varoflay chromosome 2, BTI_SOV_V1, whole genome shotgun sequence, one region includes:
- the LOC110781958 gene encoding chaperone protein dnaJ 11, chloroplastic has translation MQTLSFPCNPPTPLNFRFQCRATVQSLSPPMRKSSSLYEVLRVNRHASAVEIKAAYRNLAKLYHPDASFSLSSSSSSSSDGGDFIQIHNAYETLADPAARALYDLSLGFGIGIGIGDRNSRSQYATASSSASSSSSFHTVGRRPTRRWETDQCW, from the coding sequence ATGCAAACCCTCTCCTTTCCTTGCAATCCGCCGACGCCTTtgaatttccgattccaatGTAGAGCTACTGTACAATCGTTATCTCCGCCGATGCGCAAATCCAGCAGCTTATATGAGGTTCTTCGTGTCAATCGACACGCTTCCGCGGTGGAGATTAAGGCGGCATATCGGAACTTAGCGAAGTTATATCACCCTGACGCTTCATTTTCTCTGTCATCGTCTTCGTCTTCGTCGTCGGACGGCGGTGATTTCATTCAGATCCATAACGCTTACGAAACACTCGCTGATCCTGCTGCTCGAGCTTTATACGATTTGTCGTTAGGGTTTGGGATCGGGATTGGAATTGGAGATAGAAATTCAAGATCTCAATATGCAACAGCTTCTTCATCTGCTTCTTCCAGCTCGTCGTTTCATACTGTGGGTCGTCGCCCCACGCGAAGATGGGAAACGGATCAATGTTGGTAG